In a single window of the Cucumis melo cultivar AY chromosome 11, USDA_Cmelo_AY_1.0, whole genome shotgun sequence genome:
- the LOC103497425 gene encoding mitochondrial outer membrane protein porin 2, which yields MSKGPGLFSDIGKKAKDLLTRDYISDQKFSVSTYSHAGVVLTSTAVKKGGLSTGDIAALYKYKNVTFDVKVDTESNISTIVTLNEIVPSTKTIASVKIPDSNSGKLEVQYFHDHATLATAVALNQNPFVDVSATIGTPTIAFGAEAGYDTTSGNFTKYAAGISVTKPDSSASIILGDKGDSIRASYVHYLDQFKRSAAVGEITRKFSTNENTFTVGGSYAVDHLTVVKGKLNNNGKLGALLQHEIIPKSLLTISGEIDTKALDRVPKFGLSVALKP from the exons ATGAGCAAGGGACCCGGCCTTTTCTCCGACATCGGCAAGAAAGCTAAAG aTCTTCTGACCAGGGACTACATCTCCGATCAGAAATTCTCCGTCTCTACTTACAGCCATGCTGGAGTG GTCCTTACCTCAACCGCAGTGAAGAAAGGGGGACTATCAACTGGGGATATTGCAGCACTGTATAAGTACAAGAATGTTACATTTGATGTTAAAGTTGATACAGAATCAAAT atatCTACCATCGTCACTTTAAATGAAATAGTTCCATCCACAAAGACTATTGCTTCAGTCAAGATCCCCGATTCTAACTCTGGCAAG TTGGAGGTTCAATATTTCCATGATCACGCAACCCTTGCTACTGCAGTTGCCTTGAATCAAAATCCCTTTGTCGATGTTTCAGCCACCATTGGTACTCCAACCATTGCCTTCGGTGCAGAAGCAGGCTACGACACCACTTCTGGTAACTTCACAAAGTACGCTGCTGGCATTAGCGTGACAAAACCTGACTCATCTGCATCAATAATCTT AGGTGACAAGGGAGACTCAATAAGAGCTTCCTACGTGCACTATTTGGATCAATTCAAGAGGAGTGCTGCTGTGGGAGAGATCACCCGAAAATTCTCCACAAACGAGAACACTTTCACAGTAGGCGGGTCGTATGCCGTTGATCATCTGACAGTGGTGAAGGGGAAGCTGAACAACAATGGGAAGCTTGGGGCACTTCTACAACATGAAATTATTCCGAAATCTTTGTTGACGATCTCGGGCGAGATCGACACAAAGGCATTGGACAGAGTTCCCAAGTTTGGTTTGTCTGTTGCCCTCAAGCCATAA